The Salvia miltiorrhiza cultivar Shanhuang (shh) chromosome 1, IMPLAD_Smil_shh, whole genome shotgun sequence genome has a window encoding:
- the LOC131013506 gene encoding uncharacterized protein LOC131013506, translating into MSPQDMSPKEGFEFFFYDDRTLHFGGNTCRGLLYFNCDDHIVLCNLTTRELKFVAPPKKPIPSHTTLDGCGFGYDPKSGDYKLIRNYDRCSCCNGEDYDECFYQHPREKKTELYSLKSGSWKEIPPPDAYIGPSYCVYVEGSCYWRAQLGSAFGGPSCEAPVWFDVLSFDFTDEIFSCIPSPVSEIHFLYVLVECRGFLGAVVYENPSGDSKCGVNSFELRIWKERSWAKSYVVAVYGIEKPLGLIDGRFLFLKRKGVDQLLVYDYITKEMKKPDIDAHAQNVSVVSYVENRVVLVYDLVTEEKTTKVVSYVENHAMLPNDAKIPQDAEQFILEVSRSPQNLMISSPAPPAMETQKEITEEILSRLPVKSLLRFRCVSKPWRSLIDSKRFIKTHLQNSARNPSLARHKVLLLKFVSKQMLMQRSVLHSSEDQALELEFPINFNCIVGSCNGLVCLVRNKQFVLWNPSTGISKKLPPYVDDHEMWYIYYDSCGFGWDESSGDYKVFATTSARAIAMMYSLNVIKYCSQQYIGILSGMLPLMLFWLRSNSEMFSSKQGGMLPLNLLPDKSRTRRLVALQREVGIDPFKLLLPRDKYMS; encoded by the exons ATGTCTCCCCAAGACATGTCTCCCAAGGAAGGCTTCGAATTTTTCTTTTATGATGATAGAACACTACATTTTGGTGGTAATACTTGTCGCGGGTTGTTGTATTTCAATTGTGATGACCACATTGTTCTTTGCAACTTAACAACTAGAGAATTGAAATTTGTTGCTCCGCCCAAGAAACCCATTCCATCTCACACCACGTTGGATGGTTGTGGTTTCGGATACGATCCTAAATCTGGCGACTACAAGTTGATACGAAACTATGATAGATGCTCTTGCTGCAATGGAGAAGATTATGACGAATGTTTTTATCAACATCCTCGCGAGAAAAAAACTGAGTTGTATTCGCTTAAAAGTGGTTCTTGGAAGGAGATTCCACCTCCTGATGCTTACATTGGCCCCAGTTATTGTGTGTATGTTGAGGGGAGTTGTTATTGGCGAGCACAACTTGGTTCGGCTTTTGGTGGTCCATCATGTGAAGCCCCAGTATGGTTTGATGTTCTCTCATTTGACTTTACTGATGAAATTTTCTCTTGCATCCCTTCACCGGTTAGTGagattcattttttatatgttCTTGTTGAGTGTCGAGGGTTTTTGGGTGCTGTTGTCTATGAAAATCCCTCTGGAGATTCCAAGTGTGGAGTCAACTCTTTTGAGCTTAGGATATGGAAAGAAAGGTCGTGGGCCAAATCATATGTCGTTGCGGTTTATGGTATTGAAAAACCGTTGGGATTGATAGATGGTCGTTTTCTCTTTCTTAAAAGAAAAGGAGTAGATCAGTTACTAGTTTATGATTATATTACGAAAGAGATGAAGAAACCAGATATTGATGCTCATGCACAAAATGTGAGTGTTGTTTCTTATGTTGAGAACAGAGTTGTGCTAGTTTATGATCTGGTCACAGAAGAAAAAACGACGAAGGTTGTTTCTTATGTTGAGAATCATGCTATGCTGCCGAATGATGCAAAAAT CCCACAAGATGCTGAACAATTCATCCTAGAAGTTTCTCGAAGCCCTCAAAATTTGATGATATCATCGCCGGCGCCACCAGCCATGGAGACCCAAAAAGAGATCACCGAAGAAATACTGTCAAGACTGCCGGTGAAATCACTCTTGAGATTCAGGTGCGTTTCCAAACCATGGCGATCTCTGATCGACAGCAAACGATTCATCAAAACCCACCTTCAAAATTCGGCAAGAAACCCTAGTTTAGCCCGCCACAAGGTTTTGTTGCTCAAATTTGTCTCTAAACAAATGCTGATGCAACGGTCTGTACTCCATAGCTCAGAAGATCAAGCTCTAGAACTGGAATTCCCAATCAATTTTAATTGTATTGTGGGTTCCTGCAATGGACTGGTTTGCCTTGTAAGGAATAAACAGTTTGTGTTGTGGAACCCATCTACCGGAATCTCCAAGAAATTGCCTCCTTATGTTGACGACCACGAGATGTGGTACATATATTACGACAGTTGTGGGTTCGGTTGGGATGAATCGAGTGGCGATTACAAGGTTTTTGCGACTACGAGTGCTAGGGCTATAGCTATGATGTACAGCTTGAATGTTATCAAATATTGTAGCCAACAATACATAGGAATATTATCTGGAATGCTACCGCTGATGTTGTTTTGGCTTAGATCTAACTCTGAAATGTTTTCAAGTAAGCAAGGGGGTATGCTGCCACTTAATCTATTGCCAGACAAATCAAGAACACGGAGGCTCGTGGCACTGCAAAGGGAGGTTGGAATCGATCCATTTAAACTGTTATTACCAAGAGACAAGTACATGAGTTGA
- the LOC131013517 gene encoding uncharacterized protein LOC131013517, with protein MVLDQIYPNLGCLKTIPVVLDLVERNNRFLQYPPPYRSWRVILHDLNIKQSSIWAQVPAPPEDGWMADLKFHYNPNEVDTDAFVARQLKRKKKKQASSSGVPTEPPIATDAPRSDVLSGRSSRKRTPTPDDGCLSDGSVHVVLPVGASAHTEYNALSGQLEKLLLEEDRAVLNNYGDDEAYDVFASSAFAHYQHAIFMKQARLEHKRQLQDVRAAKARIENELVEAQKLVKQGQADLESLEASLQAQLASKDEEISRLKAELAEMEKNRELELLDACHEAVLKSRADMSQEVLDGSYKTWDNAENIRQWKVYQDKLSGVASSGDVDGDE; from the exons atggttttAGACCAAATTTACCCAAATCTTG GTTGTTTGAAAACTATCCCTGTAGTGTTGGATTTGGTTGAACGGAACAATCGGTTTCTTCAGTACCCTCCTCCATATCGGAGTTGGAGGGTTATTCTTCACGATTTGAACATTAAGCAGTCGTCGATTTGGGCTCAAGTTCCTGCTCCTCCGGAAG ACGGTTGGATGGCTGATTTGAAGTTTCACTATAATCCGAATGAGGTCGACACTGACGCCTTCGTGGCGAGACAactgaagaggaagaagaagaagcaggcCTCAAGCTCGGGTGTGCCAACAGAGCCGCCTATTGCGACTGATGCACCGCGATCTGACGTCCTCTCCGGTCGCTCCTCACGGAAACGGACTCCCACACCTGATGATGGTTGCTTATCCGATGGTTCTGTTCACGTAGTTCTACCTGTTGGTGCTTCGGCTCATACCGAGTACAACGCGCTGTCAGGTCAGCTCGAAAAGCTCTTACTTGAAGAGGATCGGGCTGTTTTGAACAACTATGGGGATGACGAAGCCTATGACGTGTTCGCCTCTTCGGCCTTCGCG CACTATCAGCATGCTATCTTTATGAAGCAGGCTAGGCTTGAGCACAAACGGCAACTACAGGATGTTCGTGCTGCTAAGGCTAGGATAGAGAACGAGCTTGTGGAAGCTCAGAAGTTGGTCAAGCAAGGCCAGGCGGACCTGGAATCCTTGGAAGCGTCTCTTCAGGCTCAATTGGCTTCGAAAGATGAGGAAATCAGTCGTCTGAAGGCTGAACTGGCGGAGATGGAGAAAAATCGGGAGCTAGAGCTTCTCGATGCTTGCCATGAGGCTGTGCTCAAGTCCCGGGCTGATATGAGTCAGGAGGTCTTGGATGGGTCTTACAAGACTTGGGACAATGCTGAGAACATTCGACAGTGGAAGGTGTATCAAGATAAGCTTTCTGGGGTGGCCTCTTCAGGCGACGTCGACGGCGACGAGTGA